Proteins encoded in a region of the Cherax quadricarinatus isolate ZL_2023a chromosome 99, ASM3850222v1, whole genome shotgun sequence genome:
- the LOC138851086 gene encoding protein fem-1 homolog B-like, whose product MTSTITSTITSTMEAIKKKVYHAAKLGLSISLYAHLSVKAQHECQHLLGQVVEEDGQKCTPLIISARNGHEKAVRTLLKFNPDLEQEGTVKFDGAGHLGVVKMLVRAGANVNHPTKTNSTPLRAACFDGRLDIVKYLTDHSANIHITNKYNNTCLMIAAYKGHVDVVQFLLELGANPDEKAHCGATALHFAAECGHVKIVQELLVHGAKITKNEHGMTPLIAAAERTRSDVVEYLISRPDVTREEKVDSLELLGASFASDKDNYNIELAYKYMLKGMKERYSDPNDIICEYCAFLLFVSLFR is encoded by the exons atgacctccaccatcacctccaccatcacctccactatGGAAGCCATTAAGAAGAAGGTTTATCACGCCGCCAAGTTGggtctctccatctctctctacgCTCACTTGTCTGTCAAGGCTCAGCACGAGTGTCAGCACCTGCTAGGACAG GTTGTAGAAGAAGATGGTCAGAAGTGTACACCTCTTATAATATCTGCACGCAACGGTCACGAGAAAGCTGTTCGTACACTTCTTAAGTTTAATCCAGATCTGGAACAAGAGGGAACTGTTAAGTTTGAtg GTGCTGGTCACTTGggggtagtgaagatgctggtgcgAGCCGGTGCAAACGTCAATCATCCTACCAAAACAAATTCCACTCCGCTGCGAGCCGCTTGCTTCGATGGTCGTCTGGACATTGTCAAATACTTAACCGACCATAGTGCCAATATTCATATAACTAATAAATACAATAACACTTGCCTTATGATCGCTGCATATAAGGGACACGTAGATGTGGTACAGTTTCTCTTAGAACTTGGTGCGAACCCCGATGAAAAGGCTCACTGTGGCGCTACAGCACTACATTTTGCCGCCGAATGTGGCCACGTAAAGATAGTGCAAGAACTATTGGTTCATGGAGCAAAAATAACCAAAAACGAGCACGGGATGACACCCCTCATAGCGGCTGCGGAAAGAACGCGGAGTGATGTGGTGGAGTATTTAATATCACGACCGGATGTTACCAGGGAGGAAAAAGTGGATTCATTGGAGTTGCTTGGGGCGTCCTTTGCAAGTGACAAGGACAATTATAATATTGAACTTGCTTACAAGTATATGCTAAAGGGCATGAAGGAGAGATACAGTGATCCCAATGATATTATTTGTGAGTATTGCGCCTTCCTCCTCTTTGTAAGTTTGTTTAGGTAG